Proteins encoded in a region of the Equus asinus isolate D_3611 breed Donkey chromosome X, EquAss-T2T_v2, whole genome shotgun sequence genome:
- the LOC106841503 gene encoding diphosphoinositol polyphosphate phosphohydrolase 3-beta, translating to MKCKPNQTRTYDPEGFKKRAACLCFRSEREDEVLLVSSSRYPDRWIVPGGGMEPEEEPGGAAVREVYEEAGVKGKLGRLLGIFEQNQDRKHRTYVYVLTVTEILEDWEDSVSIGRKREWFKIEDAIKVLQCHKPVHAEYLEKLKLGGSPTNGNSVAPSPPESDP from the coding sequence ATGAAGTGCAAGCCGAACCAGACGCGGACCTACGACCCGGAGGGGTTCAAGAAGCGGGCGGCGTGCCTGTGCTTCCGGAGCGAGCGCGAGGACGAGGTGCTGTTAGTGAGCAGCAGTCGGTACCCGGACCGCTGGATCGTGCCGGGCGGGGGCATGGAGCCCGAGGAGGAGCCGGGCGGCGCGGCAGTCCGAGAGGTGTACGAAGAGGCGGGAGTCAAGGGGAAGTTAGGCCGGCTCCTGGGCATTTTCGAACAGAACCAAGATCGCAAGCACCGAACGTACGTGTATGTACTGACTGTCACTGAGATTCTGGAGGATTGGGAAGATTCGGTTAGCATTGGGAGGAAGCGAGAGTGGTTCAAAATCGAAGATGCGATCAAGGTTCTCCAGTGCCACAAGCCCGTGCATGCCGAATATCTGGAAAAACTAAAGCTGGGCGGTTCCCCAACCAATGGAAACTCCGTGGCCCCGTCCCCGCCAGAGAGCGATCCCTAG